A region of Kwoniella shandongensis chromosome 14, complete sequence DNA encodes the following proteins:
- a CDS encoding vacuolar transporter chaperone 1 — protein MSTQPLLQRTAKKRIALPVRVEPKVFFANERTFLSWLHFAVVLGGLAVGLLNFGDKVGKISAAMYTIIAMAVMIYALVVYQMRARAIRLRTGAPYDDRLGPSILCICLLAAIVTNFILKAVYE, from the exons ATGTCAACTCAACCTCTTCTGCAAAGAACGGCCAAGAAG CGCATTGCCCTTCCCGTCCGAGTAGAACCTAAAGTATTCTTCGCAAACGA ACGAACGTTCCTCTCATGGCTTCATTTCGCTGTAGTCCTCGGTGGATTGGCGGTAGGACTTCTCAACTTTGGtgacaag GTTGGCAAGATCTCAGCTGCTATGTACACCATCATCG CTATGGCGGTCATGATATACGCATTGGTGGTCTATCAAATGCGAGCTCGAGCGATTCGATTAAGGACCGGTGCGCCATATGATGATCGACTTGGACCT TCTATCCTCTGTATTTGCTTGTTGG CCGCGATTGTGACCAACTTCATTCTTAAAGCGGTCTACGAGTAA
- a CDS encoding malate synthase A, with product MSSSALPKGVHLTTGIPKGGEGIITAPALDFLAILHRTFEGKRQELLKNREKVQAELDKGKALTFLPETRDVREAPAWRCAPPGPGLEDRRVEITGPTDRKMVINALNSGAKTFMADFEDSNSPTWSNMVLGQANLHDAIRRQIDFEINGKPYKLSENPAVLLVRPRGWHLPEPRLLIDGVPISGSLFDFGLYFFHNAAELIKRGYGPYFYLPKMEHHLEARLWNDVFCLATSHLGVKQGTIRATVLIETLPAAFQMEEILYELKEHSAGLNCGRWDYIFSFIKKQRAHKNCVMPDRSDVTMTVPFMDAYVRLLIQTCHKRKVAAMGGMSAQIPIKNDSAANERAMSKVRADKLREVTAGHDGTWVAHPALVKIALDIFNEHMKGPNQYHVRREDVVVTDMQIADSTVPGKITEQGVRDNVSAALSYCASWISGNGCVPINYLMEDAATAEIARVQLWQWSKYGSKTDTGKTISPSYLQPIFSEESAKVSKLPGIDPQHVKIASEYMAGQVKAQWPSDFLTSDLLGYLEGVGTVGGQKKASL from the exons ATGTCATCGTCCGCTTTGCCCAAAGGCGTTCACCTCACCACCGGTATTCCCAAAGGCGGAGAAGGGATCATCACAGCTCCCGCACTCGACTTCCTTGCAATCTTGCACAGGACATTCGAGGGGAAGAGGCaggagttgttgaagaaCAGGGAGAAGGTACAGGCCGAACTTgataag GGCAAGGCTCTCACATTCTTACCAGAGACGAGGGACGTACGTGAAGCTCCAGCATGGAGATGTGCACCCCCTGGTCCAGGTCTCGAGGATCgacg CGTCGAAATCACCGGTCCTACCGACCGAAAGATGGTCATCAACGCCCTCAACTCTGGCGCCAAGACCTTCATGGCTGactttgagg ACTCCAACTCCCCCACCTGGTCGAACATGGTTCTTGGTCAAGCCAACTTGCACGATGCGATCCG CCGTCAGATCGACTTTGAGATCAACGGCAAGCCTTACAAGCTCAGCGAGAACCCGGCTGTCCTTTTGGTCCG TCCTCGAGGATGGCACCTCCCCGAGCCTCGACTGCTCATTGACGGAGTTCCTATCTCCGGTTCTCTCTTCGACTTTGGTCTGTACTTCTTCCACAATGCCGCTGAGCTCATCAAGCGAGGCTACGGCCCATACTTCTATCTCCCCAAGATGGAGCACCATCTCGAAGCCCGACTTTGGAACGATGTCTTCTGTCTTGCGACCAGTCATCTTGGAGTGAAGCAGGGGACGATTCGTGCCACCGTCCTCATTGAGACTTTGCCAGCGGCATTCcagatggaagagattcTATACGAGTTGAAAGAGCACTCGGCTGGTCTTAATTGTGGTCGATGGGACTACATCTTCAGCTT TATCAAGAAGCAACGAGCCCACAAGAACTGCGTCATGCCAGACCGCTCTGACGTTACAATGACGGTGCCGTTCATGGACGCGTATGTCCGACTCCTCATCCAGACATGTCATAA GCGAAAAGTGGCAGCGATGGGCGGCATGTCCGCTCAGATTCCCATCAAGAATGACTCGGCTGCCAACGAACGTGCTATGTCCAAAGTCCGAGCAGACAAGTTGCGAGAGGTCACGGCTGGACACGATGGGACTTGGGTTGCGCATCCAGCTTTGGTAAAGATCGCTCTTGACATTTTCAACGAGCACATGAAGGGCCCGaaccag TACCACGTcaggagggaagatgtcGTTGTCACCGATATGCAGATCGCCGACTCGACCGTTCCCGGTAAGATCACAGAGCAAGGTGTGAGGGACAATGTCTCGGC CGCCCTTTCGTACTGCGCGTCGTGGATCTCGGGCAACGGTTGTGTCCCCATCAACTACCTTATG GAGGATGCCGCTACCGCTGAGATTGCTAGGGTTCAGCTCTGGCAGTGGAGCAAGTACGGCTCAAagact GACACCGGCAAGACCATCTCCCCGTCTTACCTCCAACCCATCTTCTCGGAAGAATCTGCCAAAGTGTCCAAACTCCCCGGTATCGATCCTCAACACGTCAAGATCGCCTCAGAGTACATGGCAGGACAAGTCAAGGCTCAGTGGCCTAGCGATTTCTTGACTTCGGACTTGTTGGGATATTTGGAAGGTGTAGGTACGGTAGGTGGTCAGAAGAAGGCTAGTCTCTAA